One genomic window of Quercus robur chromosome 6, dhQueRobu3.1, whole genome shotgun sequence includes the following:
- the LOC126732573 gene encoding scarecrow-like protein 15, whose product MRVPANSPQTNNQSPNPKPVLSNNTSRNIGFHSPTNTPNSLCYEPTSVLDLRRSPSPVTEKPAPTTEIPGRLDVLSRPEDPLDWDEQVLHNLDWDSIIRDIDLLHHEDPVPSLRTILHSNPCDPHQVVQLPELPHPQPFDPTQFVHTDFICDVNYSTQNLADLHNSNTFDLTHEFHHTSLNGFETVEELLRAVDCFDSNQLQLAQGILERLNQRHRAPVGKPLPRAAFYFREAFQSLLTNGTNRTTRLSSWSEIVQTIKTYKAFSGISPIALFSHFTTNQALLEAFQGSTFLHVVDFDIGLGGQYASFMKEISERAESCKASNNNIPSVFLRITAIVPEEYALESRLIKENLSQFAQELKIRLQVDLIHLRTFESLSFKAIKFMNGEKTAFLLSPTIFRRLGSTNNIAAFLSDLRTVSPNVVVLVDNEGWTESGSASFRRNFVNSLEFYALMLESLDASVGGGGVGGDWVRKIEMVLLRPRILAAVEAAGRRAAPWKDVFYGAGMKPVQLSQFADFQAECLLGKVQVRGFQVGKRHAELVLCWRDRPMVATSAWKC is encoded by the coding sequence ATGAGAGTTCCAGCCAATTCCCCACAAACCAATAACCAATCTCCGAACCCAAAACCGGTTCTTTCCAACAACACCAGCAGAAATATCGGTTTCCACAGCCCTACCAATACTCCTAATAGCCTTTGCTACGAACCCACCTCGGTTCTTGACCTTCGCCGGAGCCCCAGCCCCGTCACGGAAAAGCCGGCCCCCACGACAGAAATTCCGGGTCGTCTCGACGTTCTGTCTCGGCCAGAAGACCCGCTCGACTGGGACGAACAAGTGCTGCATAATCTGGACTGGGATTCGATCATAAGGGACATTGATTTACTACATCATGAAGACCCAGTTCCTTCTTTGAGGACTATTCTccattccaatccttgtgatcCTCATCAGGTTGTTCAATTGCCAGAGCTTCCTCACCCTCAGCCCTTCGATCCCACTCAGTTTGTGCACACTGATTTCATCTGTGACGTCAATTACTCCACTCAAAACCTGGCTGATCTCCACAACTCGAACACCTTTGATTTGACCCACGAGTTTCATCATACAAGCCTCAACGGTTTCGAGACAGTAGAAGAGCTTCTTCGAGCTGTGGACTGCTTTGACTCCAACCAGTTACAACTCGCCCAGGGGATATTGGAGAGGCTCAATCAGCGTCATCGAGCTCCGGTGGGAAAACCGCTCCCACGGGCTGCGTTTTACTTCAGAGAAGCTTTCCAGAGCCTACTCACCAACGGTACAAACCGAACAACTCGACTCTCTTCCTGGTCAGAAATTGTTCAGACAATCAAAACCTACAAGGCCTTCTCTGGAATCTCACCGATCGCTTTGTTCTCTCACTTCACCACCAACCAAGCCCTCCTTGAAGCTTTTCAGGGCTCAACTTTCCTCCACGTTGTCGACTTCGACATCGGACTTGGTGGCCAATACGCTTCCTTCATGAAAGAGATCTCCGAAAGGGCCGAGTCTTGCAAAGccagtaataataatattccaTCAGTGTTTCTTCGAATCACTGCTATCGTGCCTGAAGAATACGCCCTCGAGAGCAGACTGATCAAAGAAAACCTCTCACAGTTCGCACAAGAACTCAAAATCAGACTCCAGGTTGATCTTATTCACTTACGTACCTTCGAATCGCTATCTTTCAAAGCAATAAAGTTCATGAACGGAGAAAAGACCGCTTTTCTTTTGTCACCAACTATCTTTCGCCGTCTTGGCTCCACCAACAACATAGCTGCTTTTCTCAGCGATCTCAGGACTGTCTCTCCAAACGTGGTGGTTCTCGTGGACAACGAAGGCTGGACAGAAAGCGGGTCAGCGTCGTTTAGGCGCAACTTTGTGAACAGTCTTGAGTTCTACGCCTTGATGCTGGAGTCTCTTGACGCTTCCGTTGGAGGCGGTGGTGTTGGCGGCGACTGGGTGAGGAAAATTGAGATGGTGTTGCTGAGGCCGAGGATTTTGGCGGCGGTGGAGGCGGCGGGGAGGAGAGCCGCGCCGTGGAAGGACGTGTTCTATGGGGCGGGAATGAAGCCTGTACAGTTGAGCCAGTTTGCAGACTTTCAAGCTGAGTGTTTGTTGGGGAAAGTACAGGTTAGGGGCTTCCAAGTCGGAAAGCGGCATGCTGAGTTGGTGCTTTGTTGGCGTGACAGGCCGATGGTCGCCACATCAGCTTGGAAGTGTTAA
- the LOC126732575 gene encoding HVA22-like protein k — translation MEMALLGSHIPSEVGLQLLLYPLGSNIVIRTACCSIGIGLPVYSTFKAIERKDQNEQQRMLLYWAAYGSFSIVEVFSDKLLSWCPLYYHLKFAFLVWLQLPSADGAKQIYVNYLRPFFQRHQARVDHIMGFAYGEMVKLISAHQAEIQFVRNMLAKIMGSADQMFRGSVTPGQPQQHSVIEGPLRTTSDTGSDHDD, via the exons ATGGAAATGGCTCTTCTCGGATCCCACATTCCAAGCGAG GTGGGGCTGCAGTTGCTTCTTTATCCTCTTGGTTCTAACATTGTAATTCGAACCGCATG CTGTTCTATTGGGATTGGTTTACCTGTGTACTCTACATTCAAGGCAATTGAGAGGAAAGATCAAAATGAGCAACAAAGGATGCTTTTGTATTGGGCAG CATATGGATCTTTCAGCATCGTGGAAGTCTTTTCTGACAAGCTGCTTTCCTG GTGTCCTTTGTACTACCACTTGAAGTTTGCGTTTCTTGTTTGGCTTCAACTTCCTTCTGCTGAT GGGGCCAAGCAAATATACGTGAATTACCTACGTCCATTCTTTCAGAGACATCAAGCTAGAGTTGATCACATCATGGGTTTTGCATATGGTGAAATG GTTAAACTAATAAGTGCACATCAAGCAGAGATTCAGTTTGTTAGGAACATGCTTGCAAAGATTATGGGATCAG CGGATCAAATGTTCAGGGGTTCTGTGACACCAGGTCAGCCACAACAGCACAGTGTAATTGAGGGCCCATTAAGAACAACCTCGGATACTGGCTCAGATCATGATGATTGA
- the LOC126732574 gene encoding G-box-binding factor 1 isoform X1, whose translation MKQSLMGTGEEGTPPKPSKPASSTQEIPTTPYADWSSMQAYYGAGATAPPFFAPTVASPTPHPYLWGSQHPLMPPYGTPVPYPALYPAGGVYAHPNMTTTPNPVQTNAELEGKGPDGKDRASAKKSKGMSGNSGKGGESAKATSGSGNDGASQSADSGTDGSSDASDENNNQQDFTASKKGSFDQMLADGANAHTNTPGAIIQASVPGNPVVSVPATNLNIGMDLWNASPAGAGAAKVRANPSGASSAHVSPAMMGREGVMPDQWVRDERELKRQKRKQSNRESARRSRLRKQAECEELQARVETLNNENLNLKDEVQRLSEECEKLTSENSSIKEELTRICGPEVVANVEQNVATSVIQSHGDGNNLN comes from the exons ATGAAACAATCTTTGATGGGGACAGGGGAAGAGGGCACACCTCCTAAGCCTTCGAAACCAGCTTCTTCAACTCAG GAGATACCGACAACACCTTATGCTGATTGGTCGAGCATGCAG GCTTATTATGGTGCTGGAGCTACTGCACCTCCATTTTTTGCCCCAACTGTTGCTTCTCCAACCCCCCACCCTTATTTGTGGGGAAGCCAG CACCCTTTGATGCCACCATATGGGACCCCAGTTCCATACCCAGCTTTATATCCTGCAGGGGGTGTCTATGCTCATCCTAATATGACCACG ACCCCAAACCCAGTGCAGACAAATGCAGAGTTGGAAGGTAAGGGGCCTGATGGAAAGGACCGGGCTTCAGCTAAAAAATCCAAGGGAATGTCTGGAAATTCTGGCAAGGGTGGAGAGTCTGCAAAGGCAACTTCAGGTTCAGGAAATGATGGCGCTTCACAGAG TGCTGACAGCGGTACAGATGGTTCTTCAGATGCAAGCGATGAGAACAATAACCAACAG GATTTTACAGCTAGCAAGAAGGGAAGCTTTGACCAGATGCTTGCagatg GAGCTAATGCACATACTAACACTCCTGGGGCCATTATTCAAGCTTCTGTGCCTGGGAATCCTGTAGTCTCAGTACCTGCAACTAATCTGAATATTGGAATGGACTTATGGAATGCATCACCTGCTGGTGCTGGAGCTGCAAAAGTGAGAGCAAATCCATCTGGTGCCTCATCAGCACATGTTTCTCCAGCAATGATGGGTCGCGAAGGTGTAATGCCTGATCAGTGGGTACGG GATGAACGTGAGCTGAAGAGACAGAAGAGAAAGCAATCTAATAGGGAGTCTGCTAGGAGGTCAAGATTACGCAAACAG GCAGAGTGTGAAGAACTACAAGCAAGAGTGGAAACTTTGAACAACGAGAATCTCAATCTCAAGGATGAGGTCCAGAGGCTTTCCGAGGAATGTGAAAAGCTTACATCCGAAAATAGTTCCATTAAG GAAGAGTTGACACGAATATGCGGACCAGAAGTAGTTGCTAACGTGGAACAGAACGTTGCCACATCAGTTATTCAATCTCATGGTGACGGCAACAATTTAAATTGA
- the LOC126732574 gene encoding G-box-binding factor 1 isoform X2: MKQSLMGTGEEGTPPKPSKPASSTQEIPTTPYADWSSMQAYYGAGATAPPFFAPTVASPTPHPYLWGSQHPLMPPYGTPVPYPALYPAGGVYAHPNMTTTPNPVQTNAELEGKGPDGKDRASAKKSKGMSGNSGKGGESAKATSGSGNDGASQSADSGTDGSSDASDENNNQQDFTASKKGSFDQMLADGANAHTNTPGAIIQASVPGNPVVSVPATNLNIGMDLWNASPAGAGAAKVRANPSGASSAHVSPAMMGREGVMPDQWDERELKRQKRKQSNRESARRSRLRKQAECEELQARVETLNNENLNLKDEVQRLSEECEKLTSENSSIKEELTRICGPEVVANVEQNVATSVIQSHGDGNNLN; the protein is encoded by the exons ATGAAACAATCTTTGATGGGGACAGGGGAAGAGGGCACACCTCCTAAGCCTTCGAAACCAGCTTCTTCAACTCAG GAGATACCGACAACACCTTATGCTGATTGGTCGAGCATGCAG GCTTATTATGGTGCTGGAGCTACTGCACCTCCATTTTTTGCCCCAACTGTTGCTTCTCCAACCCCCCACCCTTATTTGTGGGGAAGCCAG CACCCTTTGATGCCACCATATGGGACCCCAGTTCCATACCCAGCTTTATATCCTGCAGGGGGTGTCTATGCTCATCCTAATATGACCACG ACCCCAAACCCAGTGCAGACAAATGCAGAGTTGGAAGGTAAGGGGCCTGATGGAAAGGACCGGGCTTCAGCTAAAAAATCCAAGGGAATGTCTGGAAATTCTGGCAAGGGTGGAGAGTCTGCAAAGGCAACTTCAGGTTCAGGAAATGATGGCGCTTCACAGAG TGCTGACAGCGGTACAGATGGTTCTTCAGATGCAAGCGATGAGAACAATAACCAACAG GATTTTACAGCTAGCAAGAAGGGAAGCTTTGACCAGATGCTTGCagatg GAGCTAATGCACATACTAACACTCCTGGGGCCATTATTCAAGCTTCTGTGCCTGGGAATCCTGTAGTCTCAGTACCTGCAACTAATCTGAATATTGGAATGGACTTATGGAATGCATCACCTGCTGGTGCTGGAGCTGCAAAAGTGAGAGCAAATCCATCTGGTGCCTCATCAGCACATGTTTCTCCAGCAATGATGGGTCGCGAAGGTGTAATGCCTGATCAGTGG GATGAACGTGAGCTGAAGAGACAGAAGAGAAAGCAATCTAATAGGGAGTCTGCTAGGAGGTCAAGATTACGCAAACAG GCAGAGTGTGAAGAACTACAAGCAAGAGTGGAAACTTTGAACAACGAGAATCTCAATCTCAAGGATGAGGTCCAGAGGCTTTCCGAGGAATGTGAAAAGCTTACATCCGAAAATAGTTCCATTAAG GAAGAGTTGACACGAATATGCGGACCAGAAGTAGTTGCTAACGTGGAACAGAACGTTGCCACATCAGTTATTCAATCTCATGGTGACGGCAACAATTTAAATTGA
- the LOC126732574 gene encoding G-box-binding factor 1 isoform X3 yields the protein MKQSLMGTGEEGTPPKPSKPASSTQEIPTTPYADWSSMQAYYGAGATAPPFFAPTVASPTPHPYLWGSQHPLMPPYGTPVPYPALYPAGGVYAHPNMTTTPNPVQTNAELEGKGPDGKDRASAKKSKGMSGNSGKGGESAKATSGSGNDGASQSADSGTDGSSDASDENNNQQDFTASKKGSFDQMLADGANAHTNTPGAIIQASVPGNPVVSVPATNLNIGMDLWNASPAGAGAAKVRANPSGASSAHVSPAMMGREGVMPDQWVRDERELKRQKRKQSNRESARRSRLRKQLKIDMKKREYLHDWDSMAL from the exons ATGAAACAATCTTTGATGGGGACAGGGGAAGAGGGCACACCTCCTAAGCCTTCGAAACCAGCTTCTTCAACTCAG GAGATACCGACAACACCTTATGCTGATTGGTCGAGCATGCAG GCTTATTATGGTGCTGGAGCTACTGCACCTCCATTTTTTGCCCCAACTGTTGCTTCTCCAACCCCCCACCCTTATTTGTGGGGAAGCCAG CACCCTTTGATGCCACCATATGGGACCCCAGTTCCATACCCAGCTTTATATCCTGCAGGGGGTGTCTATGCTCATCCTAATATGACCACG ACCCCAAACCCAGTGCAGACAAATGCAGAGTTGGAAGGTAAGGGGCCTGATGGAAAGGACCGGGCTTCAGCTAAAAAATCCAAGGGAATGTCTGGAAATTCTGGCAAGGGTGGAGAGTCTGCAAAGGCAACTTCAGGTTCAGGAAATGATGGCGCTTCACAGAG TGCTGACAGCGGTACAGATGGTTCTTCAGATGCAAGCGATGAGAACAATAACCAACAG GATTTTACAGCTAGCAAGAAGGGAAGCTTTGACCAGATGCTTGCagatg GAGCTAATGCACATACTAACACTCCTGGGGCCATTATTCAAGCTTCTGTGCCTGGGAATCCTGTAGTCTCAGTACCTGCAACTAATCTGAATATTGGAATGGACTTATGGAATGCATCACCTGCTGGTGCTGGAGCTGCAAAAGTGAGAGCAAATCCATCTGGTGCCTCATCAGCACATGTTTCTCCAGCAATGATGGGTCGCGAAGGTGTAATGCCTGATCAGTGGGTACGG GATGAACGTGAGCTGAAGAGACAGAAGAGAAAGCAATCTAATAGGGAGTCTGCTAGGAGGTCAAGATTACGCAAACAG TTAAAGATTGATATGAAGAAGAGGGAATATTTGCATGATTGGGACTCTATGGCCCTTTAA
- the LOC126732574 gene encoding G-box-binding factor 1 isoform X4: MKQSLMGTGEEGTPPKPSKPASSTQEIPTTPYADWSSMQAYYGAGATAPPFFAPTVASPTPHPYLWGSQHPLMPPYGTPVPYPALYPAGGVYAHPNMTTTPNPVQTNAELEGKGPDGKDRASAKKSKGMSGNSGKGGESAKATSGSGNDGASQSADSGTDGSSDASDENNNQQDFTASKKGSFDQMLADGANAHTNTPGAIIQASVPGNPVVSVPATNLNIGMDLWNASPAGAGAAKVRANPSGASSAHVSPAMMGREGVMPDQWDERELKRQKRKQSNRESARRSRLRKQLKIDMKKREYLHDWDSMAL, translated from the exons ATGAAACAATCTTTGATGGGGACAGGGGAAGAGGGCACACCTCCTAAGCCTTCGAAACCAGCTTCTTCAACTCAG GAGATACCGACAACACCTTATGCTGATTGGTCGAGCATGCAG GCTTATTATGGTGCTGGAGCTACTGCACCTCCATTTTTTGCCCCAACTGTTGCTTCTCCAACCCCCCACCCTTATTTGTGGGGAAGCCAG CACCCTTTGATGCCACCATATGGGACCCCAGTTCCATACCCAGCTTTATATCCTGCAGGGGGTGTCTATGCTCATCCTAATATGACCACG ACCCCAAACCCAGTGCAGACAAATGCAGAGTTGGAAGGTAAGGGGCCTGATGGAAAGGACCGGGCTTCAGCTAAAAAATCCAAGGGAATGTCTGGAAATTCTGGCAAGGGTGGAGAGTCTGCAAAGGCAACTTCAGGTTCAGGAAATGATGGCGCTTCACAGAG TGCTGACAGCGGTACAGATGGTTCTTCAGATGCAAGCGATGAGAACAATAACCAACAG GATTTTACAGCTAGCAAGAAGGGAAGCTTTGACCAGATGCTTGCagatg GAGCTAATGCACATACTAACACTCCTGGGGCCATTATTCAAGCTTCTGTGCCTGGGAATCCTGTAGTCTCAGTACCTGCAACTAATCTGAATATTGGAATGGACTTATGGAATGCATCACCTGCTGGTGCTGGAGCTGCAAAAGTGAGAGCAAATCCATCTGGTGCCTCATCAGCACATGTTTCTCCAGCAATGATGGGTCGCGAAGGTGTAATGCCTGATCAGTGG GATGAACGTGAGCTGAAGAGACAGAAGAGAAAGCAATCTAATAGGGAGTCTGCTAGGAGGTCAAGATTACGCAAACAG TTAAAGATTGATATGAAGAAGAGGGAATATTTGCATGATTGGGACTCTATGGCCCTTTAA